Within the Octopus sinensis unplaced genomic scaffold, ASM634580v1 Contig10229, whole genome shotgun sequence genome, the region gtatgtgtgtgcgatgcAACTCTGAAGtaaccacgacgaccacgacgacggccGTGAAGCTGGTGTGAGGAAAGAGGACAAGGAGGAGGGATAAGCGAAGAAGACGAGACACCCttgtctccctcctcctccctctccctcccctgCTCGTCGTCTTACCTTAAAGTAGGGGAAccgtgcgcacgcgcgcgtgtgtgtgtgtgtgtatttacgttatTTAACCTCCATTCAGTTCATCATTAATGCCTTTCCAAACATGACCATCTAGTGTTAACATTAGACGTAGTGTATCCAGGATAACATAGAGCTcattattttgttaattcgttatttgtttttttgtttttttgtttgtttgtgtttaagtGAAGTccaaaggagatttggctgttatttttagcccgTCGAGCGTCCACCTAAAGGGTCGATCGAAGTAAAGAGTTGGATTCTCTCTCGCTCCgaataaaaacaaatggaaaatatgagatagaaagggagagagaaacagagagggtgtgtgagagagatagagagagggtatgagtatgagagagtgagagtgagagagagataaatgtggatatacacacatacacacatacacatatacacgcatacacagattcGTATACGGAATGAACGTAAGGGTAAGAGTGATAGATGGAGGGAAAAAAGAGAACGAATAAAAGACAGacagagggtgtgtgtgtgtgtgtgtgtgtgtgtgtgtgtgtgaggtgaaaCGCAGGAGGTTAAGAGTAAGAGTAGCAGTGAGAGTTTAAGCGTTactgagaaagggagagagaaatagacgcGAGAGCTGGAGAAAGGGGGTGAGTAAAAGGAAGAGGCGCATACagcgacacactcacacacacacacacagccacacgcacgcacagacacacacacacacacacactgtcactcgcacacacagacacacacacagccgcGTACAGATACACTCGCGTAGAACGTacgagaggagggggaggaggaggaagggtgaGAGTGACAATGAGGGTGAAGTAAGAGTGATTGTTTAAAACGACAGGCAGGATCGCAAGCAATGGAGAaagtgatagacagatagattcagagagagggggagcaaaAGCTGTTGGAGGCGCTGATTGTGTTGTAGTGAAAGCGGCCAGCAGCAGGCGAAGACGTCATTAGAAGCTTGACTAGCGAGCCGTACGGACGGACCTTGTACTTGAAGCGGCTTCCTACAAGCTCTTGGTGACGTTACCAAAATCAAAGATCTTTTAAACACActgctatatatagtatataatatatatatatatacatatatacaaactcggACATatttcatcatatacatatactacatatacttatacacaataGTGTATAGTTAATAGACTTTTTTTCAACATTTATGAAACGTATGTATAatttacattttatacacacaacctcgttgttttctgtttatattcttttatattcgccatcatgtgtttgtatatatatatatatatatatatatacactacggcACAAAACCTAACCTATATAATTTACATGCcttgttttcaaatttctaaatACACGGTTCCATTTGCAGCTTCGACATTTCTTGCCCCAcccccaaacatacacacacacacacacacgcataccttaATTAACTTCGTTATTAACCAATAATATTTCTAATCAATTTGTGATTATTTCTTACGCTTttacaactaaacacacacaacatccgACACGCAGAGATTGTTATAATAAATAGACCCTATGGATTATACGAACAGCAAAACTATATACATCAGTTAGGTTTGTatttgatgtatacacacacacacaaacacacacatatatatatatatatacatgtaaagttGATCTTGTTTCGGAAattacattgtgtgtgttttactgagAACAATCAGGATTTTCTCTACgaagtgtatattttgtgtgtgtgcaaatatatatatatatatatatatatatgcgtatatgtgtttatacatatttattgtgGGTTTCTGTGTAAATTTATAAAGGAACAAGAAATTTCAGTTCGTAACTTGGAGCCGTGAATGTTGAACTAGACATAATAGGAACAGTAATGTTTTTACTTTTACCTCATTTTACGGAAGAAATTATACCGTAAATCGTGCGCCTGCGCACCCACACAGCacgacacactaacacacacacacactctttaaaTTTGTAAACAAGGAAGATTGCTTATGCTTTTGGTGAGGTGTGAAAGATTTCCGAATATTAAAAGCTGcacatgaaagaaataaaaaaaaaaaatatctaatcgAAATCAAATCGATTCGCTCTTAAGAGTTAGAATAACGTTAAATCGATGTTGACTTTTtgccacacgcacacaaacacacaacaggaACGCAAACAACACATACGTAGTTTTGCATTTCTGGCTAATTATTGGCCATTagaagctatagaagaaaactagtttagcacacacatacacacacacacgtgtgttttgCATTTACAATCTCTCTGATgtgtctctttctatctctctctcatcatgcacacacgcacatagtttGACGTTTACATTCTGTTTCATATCATAAATCCATTATATGCTTCGTACATAAAATATACTTTTGCATGTGCCTTCTAGCTTGTCTGATAATATTGTTCTTGAATATATGTTGAATATTATATTTGTCACAATTGTAAATCTTTTCCGATTTTTCTCAATTTTCAAATTGGTTCTATTGATATACGAGCCCTATTCTTATAAAACTTTAAGGGTTCCATGAAATATGTAAGTGGTTGGATGTTAAGTCGATGCGCGTCGTTTTATCAACAAACGGTTTCTATCACCCAAATACTACTCGCCGTTTATTAGTAGTAACTGGTGAAGCACttatgtcaatgtaattgactattttACCCTGCAACTTGGCCAGAACATTAAGTCCTTGTGGTTtataatattttagataaaaagaTAAGATTATCATAATCCGCAACGTTTCAAATTTGGCCAATTTTGTCTTACAGATTATACAGCTGTGTGGAATAAATGTTTTGATAGTTTTAGCTGGTGTAAGCTTTCACTAGTGGCCTCTAATgcctaaattaatttaattgccgTCCTGGGAATGGATGGTGTTAGGTTTTCAAAACCGtggattatttattattttttttttttttagaaatttaggGGTAAATTcttaaaaatgtgaatttttcgaatttttcttATGTGAATTACAAGTGTTTTAGAATGCCAAATCTATTCGGAATGTACGATGAAGGACGTCTAAAAAACGTGGATTTAAGAACACCTAACGAAAGAATACCCATTTTCCTTTGTTAAAGAATGAGACGTTATTATAAGAATGATGATTAATACTGGACAAAAATCCCAAGAATTAATTTTATTAGTGACAGTAATTGCGAAAATCTACCGTGATTTGTGTGTTTTAATCGACGTCTGTAATCGCTTTCAGTGAATCCTTGTGCAGAGCAGGGGCGTGTGTAATATTGTGGGTGTGCTACATACATAAAGCGCTACACACCCACTGAATGATAGCAAAATTTCTTCAGAATAACGGTGCTTCTTTCtgggaaaataattaaaatgtagtttttctttcaaatcttatCACAATACGCACCCAGATAGAAAGCGGTTGCATAATATATAGAAACAGGCCTCGAGTtttgtttatttgcattgtttattCTTATTCTGTTAGGTTCGGATCGCTAGCACGCCTTGTGACAACTATAAACCATCATATGACAGTATGTTCGTTGAGGGAAGGGGGTTGTGGGTGGGGTCTTGAATTCGGAATTCTTGAAATCCCTTCACGGATAATTCAACGGGAGAATTTCTCACTAACATGGATGCGTTGAGTGTGTTCGTGCGCCCGTGTTTTTGTCTTATCGCATAAATACTCATGTATGTGTGGAATTTCTGTCTATATTAAAATGTCTTATCTAAATGGGCGGAGTTCTGCTAGAACACTATATTATTTCATAAAAGATCTAAGTTTTCAATTTGGGGTTATTTCAGTTGTTTTCAGTTGCaaattgttttcagttttgtttaataAACTCTTatgatacatataaatgcatatctcAATATACTCGAAGGGGCAAGAGCTTTTTTAGAGTCCACCTCCACCACAAATCGttaatatagtaaaaaaaaaggaaaagaataaatttgaaaataaaggtCAACTTGATGTAAGGACATGGAAGAGAGCTTGGTTAAATAATTTGGAAATAGTATTTTAATGACATGTGATTAAAATGCCACCGAAATTAACACCCCAGTCCAATTTCCCTAAAAAATCTTTACACCACCTGAAGGATAGGGGAATGAGATTGGCAAACGAAAAGCTTAACGGAACGGAAACATGTTGACTcagattatattttattaaaaatatctaaattaatatgatgatagtgatgaaggTTTATTCTGTGTTTGTTCTGGTTTCGGAAAAAGCCCGTCCTATCTTCACTTCCCAGTAAAGCTTGATTCGCGGATGTTACCACTTGAGTAATTTTCGTTTAACAAGCATTTTTCTCACGGTGCATACGAGGTGTGTTAAAAAGATAGGACTTCTCTCATagatattgcatcaagttttttttttttttttaccaaaaactaCGTTGTTGCATAAGCCGAAACCATCAAATTTAGCAGACCTTTGGCGATGATGCAATGGTCAGATCATGGAGTGGTGCAACCCGCTTCAAATATGGCCTTGCCTCagtggagagagagatatatatctaCGCTGAGGTTGGCCATCAACAAGCCGAAACGGAGAACCACTTGAAGTAGGCTCGGCGATTAGTCATGGAAGCCGTCGTGTGACAATCCAGGAAATTACTCATGAAGCACCGGATCAGTGCATTCTATTTTAACGAAGGGTTTGTGTATGTGGAAAGTGCCGGTAAAATTCGCCCAAAGGTGCTGGCAGAGCAGTAGAGAAAACTGACTGGAAATTGCTCAGGACATGTTGGACTGTGCAAACCACAACCCAGACTTAATGAAGACTCATCATCTCGggggatgaaatatggttatgGTTACGGTCCAAAGACCAAGGAAAACTAAGTTCTAGTCCGCCCGATGGAAGTATCCGTAGTCACCAAAGCAAACAAAGCACGACAGGTTCGCAGTAATAGGAAGGTAATAGTGACCTGTTCCTACGACTAACGTGGTTTATTTGAGCACCATGAATATCCACAAGGCCAAGCTATCAAGAAGGAATGCTATATGGTTATACCACGTGATGCCGTGCGTCGAAAGTGGCTGGACATGTGGCGTCGAAAAATAGACAGCTTCACCACGACAATGCGCCAGCTCATTCCGTCCACACAGTTCAAGCTTTCCTGGCCAAGTGCAAAATAAGCCCTTGTTCAGCAATCTATTTTCCCAGCTTGATACCGTGTGACTCTTGGCTCTTTCTTCAGATGACAACCAGTGTGAAAGGGAAGCGATTTGAGTCGCGAGAGGAGATACTGAGAAAAGCAACGGCGGAGCTCCATAACCTTTCCAGAGAAGGCCCGGAGGTGATAGCTGCAGTAGCAGAACCACTGAGGGAGAATCTTGAaggttattatatatacaatttatgaaatgtatacaaaaattttttttcaagcctTAAAGGTCGAATACTTTCTGAACGCACCTcgtattaaaaatatttcagttatatGATAGTAATGAGGATGATCTTATGCTCTAAAGCTGTGTGTTCATTCTCGCTTGGAATAAGCCATTCCTATCTGTTCAGTTTCCGGTCAATTTGACTCACGGATGTTACCACTTGATAGAGCATTTTCCTGTTAACAAGCATTTTTCTCACGATGCATATCCAACGTGCAAGATTGCACGTAGAAATGCTTTAATCCCAATGATGTACACTTGACTTCCGCACCTCATCTTGATACTTAGTATCCAGCGAGTTTCAGCGGAACAAACAAACGTTTCCATAATTTGCCTAAAATAATCTCTACATTATCCATTTACGcatatttctgtttaattttcttcgtaatttcttttaaaacataacAATTTAGGAGTATCTTATTTTGTATCATGTGTTTTTGcaaagatcttttcggtttcgtATCGCACTAACCATCAGGTCATATCGCAATATGTATGTATCGACTAACTGGAAAAATTGTGTTATCATTTGCTAAAATACTCATTGATCAATTATCAATTTCtctaatatgtattttttttttatttctctttctgatCAGATCTTGGCTTAAGCAATATGAAAGCTATTTCACATCCTTTTTCCCTGAAACACAACGGAGATATGGGTCTACGACACGGGGAGAACTGTCGGGTAACGAAGGGCACTGCAAAGCCCAACGAAGGGGACATTATGACTCCGGAAATGCAGGAGTGCTTTCAAAAACTCATCAACTTGGTGCCAACCATTCCTCGTACTCACAAAATCTCCAAAGTACAGTTGTTGCAGCATGTGATCGATTACATCTTAGACTTAGAGGTGGCATTGGACTACCCTAACTTCGTACAGTCACCTCCACCACAGCTGATTAACACAGCCAGTGCACTCTTTAACCGAACGCCCCTATCGGAAAAAGTTGATCCAAATCCCATCGTATCACATGAAGTGAGTATACTTTCAATTAAACTTTCAAGTTAATCCTAATCGTATTTTCATCGCAtgcgtgcgtttgtttgtgtgtgtgtgtgtgtgtgtgtgtgtgcgtgttgtatatatgtatgtatctatcaatacacatatatacatacagatacacacgtgtatatgtgtataaatatatgtacatgtatatatatatgcatatatgaatatacatgtgtgtatatatatatatatatatatatatatacatgtgtatatatatatatatatatataatatatatatataatatatatatatacatatatatattatatacatatgcatatatgaatatacatacatatgcatatatgaatatacatacatatgcatatatgaatatacatacatatacatatgtgtatatatatgcatacacacacatatatatatatatatatatatgtataatatatatatatacatatatatattatatatatataatgtattgtatatgtatatgtgcataatatgaataaatgtataatatatatatatatacacacacgtaccccgaaatgtatatatatttttacacgagcatataaattatgtataacaTGTAAATCATAaaatgcatgtattgtatgtgtacatgcagtatgatatatatacacaaacatgtgtaaaCACAGATACCTATACACGttagtgtatgtgcgtacgtgtacacctttgcatatatatactcatttacgaAGTAAATTTACATGACGACAAATGTGTGTTTAGTgtaacacacacatcacacacacacacacacacacacacacacacacacacacacacacacacacataagtacccTAATTTTATCTACCGATCACTACAGTACCCTGAAAAGATGGAGATAACATGTGGGGTACTGTGACCTCTCGGCAGAAACAGTTGTTAGAAACTTCTTTTTCTCTATTCTAaaaattactggtacttattgtatgtaATACACAATATTTACACCTGTATGTATATTCTcagaattgtttaaaataaatataaaaaagacaatatataatgTCTAACAGTTGATGCATACTATCTCTGGTTCCCCTCAATTttctttgcgttcttgtcccattttgtatttatatatattatatatatatctatatatatataaatacatacatatatatatgtatatatatgtgtatatatatgtgtatatatatgtgtatatatatgtatatatatatgtatatgtatatatatgtatatatatatgtatatgtatatatatatgtatatgtatatatatatgtatatgtatatatatatgtatatatgtatatatatatgtatatgtatgtatatatatgtatatgtatgtatatatatgtatgtatgtatatatatgtatgtatgtatatatatgtatgtatgtatatatatgtatgtatgtatatatatgtatgtatgtatatatatgtatatatatgtatatgtatatatatgtatatgtatatatatgtatatgtatatatatgtatatatatgtatatgtatatatatgtatatgtatatatatacatatatatatatgtatatatgagagagagagacactcacacacaccattttcGCTTTTAGTTTTGAGTTAAATATTCTGATTTTGAAAAAATTCGAGAAGATTTAAACATGTAACAAACAGCATGTCATATCATATGTTTTTGGTAGAAGAGTGTTGTAATTCGTCTGAAACATTGTAGTACAGGAGTACAACAATAGATGGAATAAGGAAGCTTCTTCTAAAACTGCataaagttagaaaaaaaaacctttatatttcaggtgcaAAAGTCTATCTTCAAAACGTCGATCCTGCCATTTTCCGATTTCAAAGTTTTACGTTCCTTCTGAAGATGACCTTTGCACccgaaagtattttttttaatactttgtgCATTGTTAGCTTTTCTCATTTTATCCATCTGTATAGATAGGCGATAAGAATGTCCTTGTAAATCAATCAGGTGCTTTTGATTGAaaaaggcaaaaagaagaaaattgtgcCAGTGCGCCCAGTCACGAGTTAAAAGCTCTGTTTAAAATCACACTAGAATTTTACTTTTGGAAACATTGTTATAAGAAccaactgaaagaaatattagaatGTCAATAATAAAATTAGTGTTCATTATGCTTTAAGATGGCCAAGGAAAAACGGGTCCGCCAAAATATCAAAACAGAACATGCATTTTAAGACGAAGTCTTTCAGAAAGCAAGTAGCAGGTAGAATTTTGGAATAACTATCTCCTATCTCATAAAGGAGAGCAAGAACTGATAGGTTTTCTTAAATGACTTCcgccctcttttttttttttttttaagacactaTTTCGGTGTCCCAAGCAGGAATTTCGAttctagagttttttttttccgacCACAACTGTTTTTCCTTTTTACGATTTGTTCCCATCCAATTTCATGTCTACTTCCTTGACAGTGGAAGCCAGTGGTAATCTTGTTTTTCAAAATTCTACCAAGTTCTCATCTGTCAGTAATACAAATTAGCCAAATTTATCCCAGATAACAGACTGATTTACGATGTattcatgagttcaaatctaaaCGTCTTTTGAGATCAGATTAGATCAGAACTTTGTGCTTCTAATGTAATTTCCCCTATTTGTGAGTcacatttgtatgtgcatgtagaaGAAGAATGCGCTGTGTGTGCGTAACGTGTCCTGCCCCACAAAAATTTAGGAGTGGAATCAAAACTTAACGCAGAAAATTCAGATCTTTATCAAGGTTTAGTGACCAGATGGGCAAAGGTTTTATATTACACTTAACTATTGAATGAACATAAATACTGTATCTGTtgataatgatattatatatatatatatatatatatatatatatatatatatttttaagtacttTCACGCTTACTCTTAGTATCAAGGTTGTTTGGTTCACCATGTCATTAACTCGAGTGGCTGGGTGGGGTTTTTAAGTAATCAGTTTTGGTCACAGGGGACACAGGctgtttgtgtgttgtttgtaagtTTGTTGAGCCCCAGGTGCATTTACATTGATGTAAGCAATCATCCCAGCGTTGGTCAACTCCCCgtttttaaaagaaatgtttttcagggttttgtaGGAGTCTGTATATCATTCAATGTATCGTTCCTTTTTCCCGAAATTCAGATGTCACTGGAAGGGAAGGCAAGGCAACTTGAGCGTATCTTCTTGGTCTcactacatgctagaaatagcaagctaAGTCTCCCCAGTTACAGTATATTTCCTCATTCGTTAAGAGGAAAGAAGTCCACTCAAATATTATACAAGTCACAAATCTCTCCTGACATTCCTTAACAAGGACAATGAAGTTACATTCTGTagtcaatatgtatacatacatgtatgcgtgtgtatatatgtgcgcatgcttgtgtgtgtgtgtgtgtattcatatatatatatatatatatatatatatatatatatatatatatatatatatatatatatatatgaatgtttaaaaGTAATAAGTAGTGCTGTTTAGGTAACTATTAAAAACCGTATTTTTTCCCCTCTTCCAACATCCAGTCTAGAGCACGAGTTTGCTCTTGTTTAACAGGCGAATATGgcacaaatgtttttaattaccGAACATAAAATGACATTGCAATAAcagtattttcatatatgtatctcATGTCCTTAATTAAAGTCAGTTTCTTTActtaaccgtttttttttttctgtcttgtgaGCCGAGGAAAAAAAACTTActccattattataataatgcaaGTAAATTTTAGGGAAAGGTTAATGGATGTAGAGGACTAAATTGACCCAAGTCTTCGAGAAATTACTTATCATTtatcaaaataatgaaatattgttaTTCAAATGCTTGACTGTCTCTAGTTTCACAAAGTTGATAGTTCCTCTGATGGAGTATAGTTTTGTGACCACATTACTAGTTCTGAAAAAAATACCCACCTTCCAATATCTTATTCACTATTCGAAATCATTCGGTGAATTACTGTTTATGCCTCCAACATCCTTTGTGCTTAAAGCTTACATAATATAGTTACATAATAGTGAAGTGCACATGAAGGGGTGGGTACTGGGTAGGAAGCGTGAAGTTTTCCTATGGTAAGGAGTGACACTGTTtgacagatgtacacacacacacacacacacacaccacacacacacacacacacacaataaacacatGACTTTCAGTGTGTGCgttatgtatatactcacacatgtatgtacatgtacatacacacacatgtatatatgtgtacatgtgtacatataatttGATATAATCAGATAACCatcaacattgttttttttttttattattgttgttggtattacgTTTATCTCGAAATTTGTTTGCTGTGTCACCTCGAGGAATTCTCTAGCTAAACAGATGTTTCACAACAGTAATATCAGCTCGACACATCTTAAcaaacaaataacacacacacacacacacacaacacacacacacacacacacacacacacacacacacacacacacacacgtactacaTAAACCACACGTGTGTATAGTTTTAGCTACGGGAATAAAATAGATGCACTGAACTGATGGAACACgagcatacatgcatagaatCAAGCtgaagattctctctctctctctttcactttctctctctctctctctctctcgtacccAACACACATTTTCCCTGCTCACAtaacacacattctctcacacatGTATGAATCGATGATTTCATCTGAAAGATAGTTTTCTTTCATGTTTCAATGTATGCCTTTCGAACAGAAAATTGCCATTAAACGTTCCTTTCTAACAGAAAATTGTCGCTAAACGGTTGTTGTGATTGGTCCTGCTATGCGAGCTCTTTTCAGGACCTCatcggtgctggtgccacaaagaaaaactaagagaaactaaaaagaaaaacccCATTTTTTTATAAAGCGGTTGGCCTTggaaaggtcatccagctgtagaaaccttgcaaaACTCAGTGTATTAGACATATACGTGTTGTTGGATTACACTATGCTGCCTGGCTTGGTTTTAGAATTGCAGGGCGATAAAATGTCCCCAGAACTACTCCAtcctcatccatctgtaaaaTACACGCAAAGTAGACCTATATATTTTGACTTAAAAACTGTGTTACGTATATTTTTgtgctgtgtgtgagtgtgtaacccaccatcactttaaataaaatatttgtactgGAGAGGTCATGGGTTAAAGTGAAAAGATTATTTGAAGTTGGGATCAGTGATTCAACGTTTTTGTACGCGTCACATGGTCAGCGACATATACAGCTGACGGCTCAAAAACGGAGACGAAGGGCTTTTGAAGTTTCTTAAACccagttaaatgtgtgtgtgtgtgtgtgtgtgtgtgtgt harbors:
- the LOC115228298 gene encoding DNA-binding protein inhibitor ID-2; amino-acid sequence: MTTSVKGKRFESREEILRKATAELHNLSREGPEVIAAVAEPLRENLEDLGLSNMKAISHPFSLKHNGDMGLRHGENCRVTKGTAKPNEGDIMTPEMQECFQKLINLVPTIPRTHKISKVQLLQHVIDYILDLEVALDYPNFVQSPPPQLINTASALFNRTPLSEKVDPNPIVSHEVIVVRITDPDLERSDHDHFCYP